In Dermacentor albipictus isolate Rhodes 1998 colony chromosome 6, USDA_Dalb.pri_finalv2, whole genome shotgun sequence, the following proteins share a genomic window:
- the LOC139061410 gene encoding uncharacterized protein gives MVPESANDAGFDAFDVPDVDAFDMPCREQDLAASSGIDVAVESGPIAGHCSASSEKQQPALAAPPDFTSSSQAPKTPPHFASASQAPAGLFEEVNGQVKVGENTFMPLDKWLFVMKNVSDGKCCLELAKHFWLPSEAATRSLTGQACRSMATNLTKLPATPEKVEMVKKMICQILATAHHLPSTPTIHTSCPLPTIRPSCPLPTIHPACPLPTIHPACPLPTIHPACPLSTIHPSCPPSTQHAAHYINPLL, from the exons ATGGTGCCAGAGAGCGCAAATGATGCAG GCTTTGATGCCTTTGATGTGCCTGACGTTGATGCTTTTGACATGCCCTGTAGAGAGCAGGATCTGGCTGCATCTTCTG GCATTGATGTCGCTGTGGAAAGTGGCCCCATCGCGGGACATTGTTCTGCATCCAGTG AGAAACAACAGCCTGCACTTGCAGCGCCCCCAGACTTCACGAGCTCAAGCCAGGCACCAAAAACACCCCCACACTTCGCAAGCGCAAGCCAGGCACCAGCAGGCTTGTTTGAAGAAGTCAATGGCCAG GTAAAAGTTGGTGAAAACACCTTCATGCCATTAGACAAATGGCTGTTTGTGATGAAGAATGTGTCCGACGGCAAGTGCTGTTTGGAGCTGGCCAAACACTTTTGGCTACCTTCTGAGGCTGCCACGCGCAGCCTTACAGGCCAGGCGTGCCGCAGCAtggccacgaacttgacaaagcTGCCGGCCACCCCAGAGAAGGTGGAGATGGTAAAGA AGATGATTTGCCAGATCCTTGCCACCGCCCACCATCTACCCTCCACACCCACCATCCACACATCATGCCCGCTGCCCACCATTCGCCCATCATGCCCGCTGCCCACCATCCACCCAGCATGCCCGCTGCCCACCATCCACCCAGCATGCCCGCTGCCCACCATCCACCCAGCATGCCCGCTGTCCACCATCCACCCATCATGCCCACCATCCACCCAGCATGCTGCCCACTACATTAATCCACTATTATGA